The Anabaena sp. WA102 genome contains a region encoding:
- the fba gene encoding class II fructose-bisphosphate aldolase (catalyzes the reversible aldol condensation of dihydroxyacetonephosphate and glyceraldehyde 3-phosphate in the Calvin cycle, glycolysis, and/or gluconeogenesis), which produces MALVPMRLLLDHAAEHGYGIPAFNVNNLEQIQAIMKAAVETDSPVILQASRGARNYAGENFLRHLILAAVETYPEIPIVMHQDHGNAPSTCYSAIKNNFTSVMMDGSLEADAKTPASFEYNVRVTSEVVNVAHSLGVSVEGELGCLGSLETGAGEAEDGHGFEGTLDHSQLLTDPDEAVSFVEATQVDALAVAIGTSHGAYKFTRKPTGEILAISRIEEIHRRLPNTHLVMHGSSSVPEDLLAIINQYGGAIPETYGVPVEEIQKGIKSGVRKVNIDTDNRLAITAAVREALASNPKEFDPRHFLKPSIKYMQKVCADRYQQFGTAGNASKIKQVSLEDFAAKYAKGELVMRAAAKV; this is translated from the coding sequence ATGGCTCTCGTACCAATGCGGTTGCTTTTGGATCACGCTGCTGAACACGGTTATGGTATCCCCGCTTTTAACGTCAACAACTTAGAGCAGATTCAAGCAATCATGAAGGCTGCGGTGGAAACAGATAGCCCCGTAATCTTACAAGCTTCTCGCGGCGCTCGTAACTATGCCGGAGAAAACTTCCTCCGTCACCTGATTTTGGCTGCGGTAGAAACCTATCCTGAGATTCCCATTGTCATGCACCAAGATCATGGTAATGCTCCTTCTACCTGCTATTCAGCTATCAAGAACAACTTCACCAGCGTCATGATGGATGGTTCTTTGGAAGCTGACGCTAAAACCCCTGCCAGCTTTGAATATAACGTGAGAGTTACCAGTGAAGTTGTCAACGTTGCTCACTCTTTGGGTGTCAGTGTTGAGGGTGAATTGGGTTGTTTGGGTTCTTTAGAAACCGGCGCGGGTGAAGCTGAAGATGGTCACGGTTTTGAAGGTACTCTTGACCATTCTCAATTGTTAACAGACCCCGATGAAGCTGTTAGCTTTGTAGAAGCAACTCAAGTTGATGCTTTGGCTGTGGCTATCGGTACAAGTCATGGTGCTTACAAGTTTACCCGTAAGCCTACTGGTGAAATTTTGGCTATTAGCCGCATTGAAGAAATTCACCGCCGTTTACCTAACACCCATTTGGTAATGCACGGTTCTTCTTCTGTACCTGAAGATTTGTTGGCAATTATTAACCAATATGGTGGCGCTATTCCTGAAACCTACGGTGTACCTGTGGAAGAAATCCAAAAAGGTATTAAGAGTGGTGTTCGTAAGGTAAATATTGACACCGATAACCGTTTGGCTATTACTGCGGCTGTCCGTGAAGCTTTGGCTTCTAATCCCAAGGAATTTGATCCTCGTCACTTCCTCAAGCCTTCTATTAAATATATGCAAAAGGTTTGTGCTGACCGTTATCAACAGTTTGGTACTGCTGGTAACGCAAGCAAGATTAAGCAAGTTTCTTTAGAAGATTTTGCTGCTAAGTATGCTAAGGGTGAATTGGTAATGAGAGCGGCTGCTAAAGTTTAA
- a CDS encoding GNAT family N-acetyltransferase encodes MMIRHALESDLPAIVAIYNAAVPSRMATADLVPVSVESRLAWFQGRVPSKFPLWVMETEGVIAGWLSFQSFYGRPAYYATAEISIYISPDFQGRGLGKQLLEKAIQESPNLGLKTLVSFIFAHNQPSLKLFAWFGFQAWGNLPKIADLDGVERDLMILGLRVM; translated from the coding sequence ATGATGATCCGCCATGCCCTAGAATCTGATTTACCCGCCATTGTCGCCATTTACAACGCTGCTGTTCCTAGCCGCATGGCTACTGCTGATTTAGTACCTGTGTCTGTGGAAAGTCGTTTGGCTTGGTTTCAAGGACGAGTCCCCTCAAAGTTCCCCCTGTGGGTAATGGAAACGGAGGGTGTAATTGCTGGATGGTTGAGTTTTCAATCATTCTACGGTAGACCAGCTTACTATGCCACAGCGGAAATTAGTATTTATATTTCCCCAGATTTTCAAGGACGTGGTTTAGGAAAACAACTTTTAGAAAAAGCCATTCAGGAAAGTCCTAACTTAGGTTTAAAGACTTTAGTGAGTTTTATTTTCGCGCACAATCAACCCAGTTTAAAGTTATTTGCTTGGTTTGGTTTTCAAGCTTGGGGAAATTTACCGAAAATTGCTGATTTAGACGGAGTGGAACGGGATTTAATGATTTTGGGTTTGCGGGTGATGTAG
- a CDS encoding XdhC family protein — MKEINSIITAFLDSQDNSEPVFLATVVNVQGSSYRQPGARMLITSTGKMVGTISGGCLENDVFQHTRLITDGQPKLVTYDTNADEDIIWGFGLGCNGVVDVLIECLYQDDSLNPLTFIHQCFNNQKPGIIATIFSVEGNINVQLGARLILNSDGNINTNIAESSLTQSLIKDVKSALKNQYSSFHKYQLLSGEVNVFIEFIQPPPHLIIFGAGRDAVPVAEFAKALGWQVTIIDCRAIEATKERFMMANNVILTHREIVHQHISIKENTIAVVMNHNYFDDLEILKLLIPSNLKYLGCLGSKQRTARLLNDLLTEGIEQTPELLQKLYTPVGLDIGADTPETIALSIITEIQAILKSRNGGFLKDRNEPIYSRNQMQEIKIEQ, encoded by the coding sequence ATGAAAGAGATAAATTCTATTATTACAGCATTTTTAGACAGTCAAGACAATAGTGAACCAGTTTTTCTCGCAACTGTTGTCAATGTTCAAGGTTCTAGCTATCGTCAACCGGGAGCGCGAATGTTGATCACGTCAACAGGTAAAATGGTGGGAACTATCAGTGGTGGTTGTCTGGAAAATGATGTATTTCAACATACTCGCTTAATCACAGATGGTCAGCCAAAACTGGTTACTTATGACACCAATGCTGATGAAGATATTATTTGGGGATTTGGTTTGGGTTGTAATGGTGTGGTAGATGTTTTGATTGAGTGTCTTTATCAAGATGATTCACTTAATCCATTAACTTTTATTCATCAATGTTTTAACAATCAAAAACCAGGAATTATTGCCACTATTTTTAGTGTTGAGGGTAATATTAATGTCCAGTTAGGAGCGCGATTAATTCTCAATTCTGACGGGAATATAAATACTAACATTGCTGAATCTAGTTTAACTCAATCCTTAATTAAAGATGTTAAATCGGCATTAAAAAATCAATATTCAAGTTTTCATAAATATCAACTTTTATCAGGTGAAGTTAATGTTTTTATTGAATTCATTCAGCCTCCCCCACACCTAATTATTTTTGGTGCAGGTCGTGATGCTGTACCAGTTGCAGAGTTTGCTAAAGCTTTAGGTTGGCAAGTTACTATTATTGATTGTCGGGCTATTGAAGCAACCAAAGAACGTTTTATGATGGCTAATAACGTGATTCTAACTCATCGGGAAATTGTTCATCAACATATATCTATCAAAGAAAATACTATTGCTGTGGTCATGAATCATAATTATTTTGATGATTTAGAAATTTTGAAATTGCTAATACCATCTAATTTGAAATATTTAGGTTGTTTAGGATCAAAACAGCGAACTGCAAGATTATTAAATGATTTACTAACTGAAGGAATAGAACAAACACCAGAACTATTACAAAAGTTATATACTCCTGTGGGTTTAGATATTGGTGCAGATACACCAGAAACAATAGCATTATCTATAATTACAGAAATTCAAGCTATACTTAAAAGTCGTAATGGTGGTTTTTTAAAAGATCGCAATGAACCAATTTACTCTCGAAATCAGATGCAAGAAATTAAAATTGAACAATGA
- a CDS encoding DUF29 domain-containing protein, with the protein MTTNLQSTFLSSYLYDQDYYLWIETTAKLLRNRQLEQVDFEHLIAEIEDMGKEKRRELKNRLIVLLMHLLKYQFQPEKRSSSWVSTIWEQFYQIESLLEDSPSLKPYYLELFSDCYLKAVRAASTETKLSIQMFPVDSPFLPLDVINSDFIITLLSQEEI; encoded by the coding sequence ATGACTACCAATTTACAATCTACATTCTTGAGTAGTTATCTTTATGATCAGGATTATTATTTGTGGATAGAAACTACAGCTAAGTTATTACGTAATCGCCAACTAGAACAAGTTGATTTTGAGCATTTGATTGCAGAAATAGAGGATATGGGGAAAGAAAAACGGCGTGAATTAAAAAACCGACTCATAGTTTTACTGATGCACTTGCTTAAATATCAATTTCAACCTGAAAAACGTTCTTCTAGTTGGGTAAGTACAATTTGGGAACAGTTTTATCAAATTGAATCTTTATTGGAGGATAGTCCTAGTCTCAAACCTTATTATTTAGAACTATTTTCTGATTGTTATTTAAAAGCTGTTCGCGCTGCTAGTACGGAAACTAAATTATCTATTCAGATGTTTCCTGTTGACTCTCCTTTTCTGCCTTTAGATGTCATTAATTCTGATTTTATAATCACGCTGCTTAGTCAGGAGGAAATTTAA
- a CDS encoding xanthine dehydrogenase family protein molybdopterin-binding subunit has product MNKITTTNINRKDGQAKVTGTATYAAEHQIPNLVHGYLITASIASGKIKSVNTQTAAKYPGVIAIFTHKNAPKISKPSNNFVNSKIYEARLPLADDTIHYAGQIIGLVVAETFEQAKAAAHLVKVEYTSQKPILDPQKVTLKNAPSMFGEDLKFAKGSFATGNSTDAMAGAAAKITATYKTATELHAPMEPHAIIAQWQNSNSLTVYEPTQWVGGSQRTYSELFGLAPEQVRIITPFLGGGFGSKAFPWPHAILCAAAARKLQRPVKVVLSRRQMTANAGHRSQTEQTISLAAKTDGSLQGIEHTAKSYTSPVDVFAEPCTGITPAMYATPNLRTLQQMGVMNIGTPTFMRAPGENPGLYALESAMDELAWELGIDPVELRLKNETKEHQSRGLPFSAKHFAECLQVGAKQFGWENRTQKPRSLTRDGKLIGWGMAASTFPGLRSSASVKVRLLADGTVHVLTSGNDMGTGAYTIVASTAANALRLPVEKVRVELGDSLFPNGGMAGGSQMTASLIPAVMTACEEVLKTAQAKTAQEAFTSLRQSQRAAFEATGSSAPGEEGKKWAFQSWGAHFCEISLDEEIGRLQVTRWVSVMNIGKVMNAKTAASQVRGAVIMGIGHALMEDCQFDPNIGYPVVYDLATYHYPTHADIPRIEVSFVGEPDLNFNSAGVRGVGEIGITGVSPAIANAVYHATGKRIRELPITPDKLI; this is encoded by the coding sequence ATGAATAAAATAACTACAACCAATATTAACCGTAAAGATGGACAGGCAAAAGTAACAGGTACAGCCACCTATGCCGCCGAACATCAAATACCAAATTTAGTTCATGGTTATTTAATAACTGCTAGTATTGCCAGTGGAAAAATAAAAAGTGTCAACACCCAAACAGCAGCAAAATATCCCGGTGTAATTGCCATTTTCACCCATAAAAATGCCCCCAAAATTTCTAAGCCTAGCAATAATTTTGTCAATTCTAAAATTTACGAAGCGCGACTACCTTTAGCAGATGACACAATTCATTATGCCGGGCAAATTATCGGTTTAGTAGTAGCAGAAACCTTTGAACAAGCAAAGGCAGCAGCACATTTAGTTAAAGTTGAATATACTAGCCAAAAACCAATTTTAGATCCCCAAAAAGTTACCTTAAAAAATGCTCCCTCCATGTTTGGGGAAGACTTGAAATTTGCCAAGGGTAGTTTTGCTACTGGTAATTCAACGGATGCAATGGCAGGTGCAGCAGCGAAAATTACCGCTACCTACAAAACAGCGACGGAACTCCACGCACCCATGGAACCTCATGCCATTATCGCCCAGTGGCAAAATTCCAACTCCCTGACAGTCTATGAACCGACTCAGTGGGTAGGGGGTAGCCAACGCACATATTCAGAATTATTTGGACTTGCTCCAGAACAGGTAAGAATTATTACGCCATTTTTAGGCGGAGGATTTGGTTCTAAAGCCTTTCCCTGGCCACACGCTATTCTCTGTGCAGCAGCAGCGCGAAAACTTCAGCGTCCGGTGAAAGTGGTTCTCAGTCGGCGACAAATGACAGCAAATGCGGGACACCGTTCGCAAACTGAGCAAACTATTAGTTTAGCTGCTAAAACTGATGGTAGTTTGCAGGGAATTGAACATACAGCAAAATCTTATACTTCCCCTGTAGATGTTTTTGCTGAACCCTGTACAGGTATTACCCCGGCAATGTATGCTACTCCGAATCTGCGAACTTTGCAACAAATGGGAGTCATGAATATTGGTACACCTACCTTTATGCGAGCGCCTGGAGAAAATCCCGGTTTGTATGCTTTAGAGTCCGCAATGGATGAATTAGCCTGGGAATTGGGCATAGACCCCGTAGAATTACGGTTAAAGAACGAAACAAAAGAACATCAAAGCCGGGGTTTACCTTTCTCTGCAAAACATTTTGCGGAATGCTTACAGGTGGGTGCAAAACAATTTGGTTGGGAAAATCGAACTCAAAAACCCCGTTCCCTAACCCGCGACGGTAAACTCATCGGTTGGGGTATGGCTGCTTCCACTTTTCCCGGTTTAAGAAGTTCAGCTTCGGTAAAAGTCAGGTTATTAGCAGATGGTACTGTTCATGTTCTCACCAGTGGTAATGATATGGGTACGGGTGCTTATACCATTGTTGCCAGTACGGCGGCCAATGCTTTAAGGCTACCAGTGGAAAAGGTGCGGGTGGAATTGGGTGATTCTTTATTCCCTAACGGTGGTATGGCTGGTGGTTCGCAAATGACGGCAAGTCTTATACCAGCAGTGATGACGGCCTGTGAGGAAGTGCTGAAAACTGCCCAAGCGAAAACTGCCCAAGAGGCGTTTACAAGTCTGCGTCAGTCCCAACGGGCTGCTTTTGAAGCGACGGGTTCTTCTGCACCAGGTGAGGAAGGTAAAAAATGGGCTTTCCAGTCCTGGGGCGCACATTTTTGCGAAATCAGCCTAGATGAAGAAATCGGCCGCTTACAGGTGACGCGGTGGGTGTCTGTGATGAATATTGGCAAGGTGATGAATGCTAAAACTGCCGCTTCTCAAGTGCGGGGGGCTGTAATTATGGGGATTGGTCACGCTTTAATGGAGGATTGCCAGTTTGATCCGAATATCGGTTATCCGGTGGTTTATGATTTGGCTACCTATCATTACCCAACTCATGCAGATATTCCCCGCATTGAAGTTTCTTTTGTGGGTGAACCTGATCTGAATTTTAATTCTGCTGGGGTGCGTGGTGTGGGTGAAATTGGCATTACGGGTGTTTCACCAGCGATCGCTAATGCTGTTTATCATGCTACGGGTAAACGGATTCGTGAGTTACCAATTACGCCGGATAAGTTGATTTAG
- a CDS encoding dipeptide ABC transporter ATP-binding protein, which translates to MNEALFSVENLRVAYPQRGEEVASWAVDDVSFIIQPGEKMGLVGESGCGKSTIGRAIMRLLPNSSRTEGLVKFQGQSVLDLTPLQMQKFRGEAVALIFQDPMTRLDPLMTIGNHCIETLQAHAPELSKQQAKEKALATLEKVKIPASRWSQYPHEFSGGMRQRVAIALALLLSPKLIVADEPTTSLDVTVSAQILQELTRLCGEENMGLLLISHDLAMVGEYCDRIGVMYQGKMVEMGKTATVFANPQHEYTQSLLKAALYIQAVEGNGELVIGNGKESQSPILKITELKQHYTIEPNFIERIFKGEGQTIKAVDGINLELYAGEILGLVGESGCGKSTLSRTILQLISPTSGKVEFLGQELTSLSRQEIRSSRRQIQMIFQDPHACLNPAMTVGQSIADPLLIHNLANTQKAKEQVLWMLEKVGLTPAELYYHRYPADLSGGQQQRVAIARALITRPKLIICDEPVSMLDASVQTQVLDLMLELKAEFDLTYLFITHDLWLARFLCDRIAVMNGGKIVELGQTKQIFAHPQHPYTQTLLAAAPLLAKA; encoded by the coding sequence ATGAATGAAGCTTTATTTAGTGTTGAAAATCTCCGTGTAGCTTATCCTCAACGTGGTGAAGAGGTGGCAAGCTGGGCGGTTGATGATGTATCTTTTATTATTCAACCTGGAGAGAAAATGGGATTGGTGGGAGAGTCTGGTTGTGGAAAATCCACCATCGGACGGGCAATTATGCGATTATTGCCTAATTCCAGTCGTACAGAAGGATTGGTGAAATTTCAGGGACAATCTGTATTGGATTTGACACCATTGCAAATGCAAAAGTTTCGTGGTGAAGCAGTGGCTTTGATTTTTCAAGATCCCATGACTCGCCTTGACCCGTTGATGACAATTGGCAATCATTGTATTGAAACTTTACAAGCTCATGCACCGGAGTTATCCAAACAGCAAGCGAAAGAAAAGGCTTTAGCGACTTTGGAAAAGGTGAAAATTCCTGCTAGTCGTTGGAGTCAATATCCCCATGAGTTTAGTGGGGGAATGCGTCAACGGGTAGCTATTGCTTTGGCTTTGCTGTTGAGTCCTAAGTTAATTGTGGCGGATGAACCAACTACAAGTTTAGATGTGACTGTTTCTGCTCAAATTCTCCAAGAATTAACGCGATTGTGTGGGGAAGAAAACATGGGATTATTATTGATTTCCCATGATTTAGCAATGGTGGGGGAATATTGCGATCGCATCGGAGTTATGTATCAAGGTAAAATGGTGGAAATGGGGAAAACGGCAACTGTATTTGCAAATCCCCAACATGAATATACTCAATCTTTATTAAAAGCAGCTTTATATATTCAAGCGGTAGAAGGTAATGGGGAATTGGTAATTGGTAATGGGAAAGAAAGTCAATCACCCATTTTAAAAATTACAGAACTCAAGCAACATTACACCATAGAACCGAATTTTATTGAACGGATATTTAAAGGAGAAGGACAAACAATTAAAGCCGTAGATGGAATTAATTTAGAATTGTATGCTGGGGAAATTTTAGGCTTAGTGGGAGAATCTGGTTGTGGAAAAAGTACACTTTCGAGAACCATCTTACAATTGATTAGTCCCACATCGGGAAAAGTCGAATTTTTAGGACAAGAATTAACCAGTTTGTCCCGTCAAGAAATCCGTTCTTCCCGAAGACAAATCCAAATGATCTTTCAAGATCCTCATGCTTGTTTAAATCCAGCCATGACGGTAGGACAAAGTATAGCAGATCCTTTATTAATTCATAATTTAGCTAATACCCAAAAAGCCAAAGAACAGGTTTTATGGATGTTGGAAAAAGTGGGATTAACCCCAGCAGAATTATATTATCACCGTTATCCCGCCGATTTATCTGGAGGACAACAACAACGGGTAGCCATAGCTAGAGCTTTAATTACTCGTCCCAAACTGATAATATGTGATGAACCAGTGAGTATGTTAGATGCCAGCGTGCAAACACAAGTTCTTGATTTGATGTTAGAACTCAAAGCAGAATTTGATTTAACCTATTTGTTTATTACCCATGATTTGTGGTTAGCAAGATTTTTGTGCGATCGCATCGCCGTCATGAATGGTGGTAAAATAGTAGAACTAGGACAGACTAAACAAATCTTTGCCCACCCCCAACATCCCTACACCCAAACCCTCCTCGCTGCTGCACCTCTCCTCGCAAAAGCTTAG
- a CDS encoding ABC transporter ATP-binding protein — protein MTAVGIEVNDLNFFWPNGEQVIKSCSLQVPKGEFWMLLGTNGSGKSTLLRLIAGLLAPQSGEVNISPAVGFVFQNPDHQLVMPTVGADVAFGLVAEKLQPAMVKARVKEALGAVNLLSLQRRPIYALSGGQKQRVAIAGAIARHCDVLLLDEPTALLDPDSQLDLVASVRNLVKSRGITALWVTHRLEELNYCDGAFLLEKGCLVDSGEAERLKQRLIQVHQ, from the coding sequence ATGACAGCAGTAGGCATTGAAGTTAATGATTTAAACTTCTTTTGGCCTAATGGGGAGCAAGTGATCAAATCTTGCTCTCTTCAAGTACCTAAAGGTGAGTTTTGGATGCTTCTGGGGACAAATGGCAGTGGTAAATCTACGCTTCTGAGATTAATAGCGGGTTTATTAGCTCCTCAATCTGGGGAAGTTAATATCTCACCTGCTGTTGGTTTTGTATTCCAAAATCCTGATCATCAATTGGTAATGCCAACGGTTGGTGCTGATGTGGCTTTTGGGTTGGTGGCGGAAAAGTTACAACCGGCGATGGTGAAGGCTAGGGTTAAGGAAGCTTTGGGGGCGGTAAATTTATTGTCTCTACAGCGACGACCTATTTACGCGCTTTCTGGTGGACAAAAACAACGGGTGGCTATTGCTGGAGCGATCGCTCGTCATTGTGATGTTTTATTATTAGATGAACCTACTGCTTTACTAGATCCAGATAGTCAACTCGATTTAGTAGCTAGTGTCCGTAATCTCGTTAAAAGTCGTGGCATTACGGCATTATGGGTAACTCATCGCTTAGAAGAGTTAAATTACTGTGATGGTGCTTTTTTATTGGAAAAGGGTTGTTTAGTTGATTCCGGTGAAGCGGAACGTCTCAAACAGCGCTTAATTCAAGTACATCAATAG
- the cobU gene encoding bifunctional adenosylcobinamide kinase/adenosylcobinamide-phosphate guanylyltransferase encodes MGKIILVTGAARSGKSEWAEDLAIKSEKNVVYIATATQNPDDLEWQERIQKHQQRRPQDWITLAVPGELTAALAQSQPHTCLLVDSLGTWVANFLEEEDLVWENIVGEFLAILPLVAADVIFVGEETGWGVVPAYPLGRKFRDRLGALVRQLGTICEPVYLVTGGHALNLSLLGVPLPAAK; translated from the coding sequence ATGGGGAAAATAATTTTGGTGACAGGTGCAGCCCGCTCTGGTAAAAGTGAATGGGCGGAAGATTTGGCGATAAAGTCGGAAAAAAATGTTGTCTACATTGCCACAGCTACACAAAATCCTGATGATCTAGAATGGCAAGAACGCATTCAAAAACATCAACAACGCCGTCCTCAAGATTGGATAACTCTTGCTGTCCCTGGGGAACTAACTGCTGCTTTGGCTCAATCTCAGCCGCATACTTGCCTGTTGGTGGATTCTTTAGGAACTTGGGTGGCTAATTTTCTGGAGGAGGAGGATTTAGTTTGGGAAAATATTGTGGGGGAGTTTCTGGCAATTCTGCCGTTAGTGGCGGCTGATGTCATATTTGTGGGGGAAGAAACAGGTTGGGGTGTAGTTCCAGCTTATCCTCTAGGGCGCAAATTCCGCGATCGCCTGGGCGCTTTAGTGAGACAATTAGGGACAATTTGTGAACCTGTTTATTTGGTGACGGGTGGTCATGCGTTGAATTTGAGTTTATTAGGTGTACCATTACCAGCAGCTAAATAG
- a CDS encoding nucleotidyltransferase family protein, with translation MTKSNIAIIILAAGASTRMGRPKQLLPYQGSSLLRHTIENAVASVCKPIVVVLGANAENIRSQISESDIKIVENPDWHLGMSSSIRRGISSIITDYKNINAVVITVCDQPFLSAEIINNLVSKYHNTKKPIIACEYANTLGVPVLFNQSFFSELANLSEDIGAKKLIRNHHNEVFSIPFPLGAIDIDTPNDYQQIEHNSCLHHPQTQNH, from the coding sequence ATGACTAAATCAAATATTGCTATAATTATTTTAGCCGCAGGGGCATCAACTCGCATGGGTAGACCGAAACAACTCTTACCCTATCAAGGAAGTAGCTTACTAAGGCATACAATTGAAAATGCAGTTGCTTCGGTGTGCAAACCTATAGTAGTAGTATTGGGAGCAAATGCAGAAAATATCCGTTCTCAAATTAGCGAATCTGATATTAAAATAGTTGAAAATCCAGATTGGCATTTAGGAATGAGTTCTTCAATTCGTCGAGGAATTTCATCAATTATCACTGATTATAAAAATATAAATGCAGTAGTTATTACTGTTTGTGACCAGCCGTTTCTTTCGGCTGAAATTATCAATAATTTAGTCTCAAAATACCATAATACAAAGAAACCTATTATTGCTTGTGAATATGCAAATACATTAGGTGTACCCGTTTTATTTAATCAGAGTTTTTTTTCAGAATTAGCAAATTTAAGTGAAGATATAGGCGCAAAGAAATTAATTAGAAACCACCATAATGAAGTTTTTAGTATTCCCTTTCCTTTGGGGGCAATTGATATTGATACACCTAATGATTATCAACAAATTGAGCATAATTCATGCCTACATCACCCGCAAACCCAAAATCATTAA
- a CDS encoding class I SAM-dependent methyltransferase translates to MSKNPPANSYKNKTYSTDKWQERIAQIAYRFNRQYQNQKFELPDEVQEMPIYKEWKNGRLSERIVSPFWEIAQPQKNEHCLDIGCGVSFLIYPWRDWQAFFYGQEISNIARDGLNSRGSQLNSKLFKGVELGPSHHLNYPEDQFDLIIATGFSCYFPLEYWQAVLVEVKRVLKPGGHFVFDILNSEQPLAEDWAVLETYLGAEVFLETATEWEKTIKAGGAKIAKRQLGELFELYKVRF, encoded by the coding sequence ATGTCTAAAAATCCACCCGCTAATTCTTATAAAAATAAAACCTATTCCACAGACAAATGGCAAGAGAGAATAGCACAAATAGCATATCGCTTTAATCGTCAATATCAAAATCAGAAATTTGAATTACCCGACGAAGTTCAAGAAATGCCAATATATAAAGAATGGAAAAATGGTAGATTAAGTGAAAGAATAGTTTCACCATTTTGGGAAATTGCTCAACCTCAAAAAAACGAACATTGTTTAGATATTGGTTGTGGTGTCAGCTTTTTAATCTATCCTTGGAGAGATTGGCAAGCATTCTTTTATGGGCAAGAAATTAGTAATATCGCAAGAGATGGTCTGAACTCTCGTGGTTCACAATTAAATTCAAAATTATTCAAAGGTGTAGAACTAGGACCATCCCACCATTTAAATTATCCTGAAGATCAATTTGATTTAATAATTGCCACAGGCTTTAGTTGTTATTTTCCCCTAGAATATTGGCAAGCCGTTTTAGTCGAAGTCAAACGAGTATTAAAACCAGGGGGACACTTTGTATTTGATATTCTTAATTCAGAACAGCCTTTAGCAGAAGATTGGGCTGTGTTAGAAACTTATTTGGGTGCAGAGGTGTTTCTCGAAACTGCTACAGAGTGGGAAAAAACCATAAAAGCTGGAGGTGCTAAAATAGCTAAAAGACAATTAGGAGAATTATTCGAGTTGTACAAAGTCCGGTTTTAA